A genome region from Akkermansiaceae bacterium includes the following:
- a CDS encoding elongation factor Ts encodes MITASIVKELRDKTNAGMMDCKKVLTETNGDIEASIKLLRERGIMKAGTKSDREANEGIITARVNDSTTSGILLEVNCETDFVSRNENFQAFVSGIADKLSASDAKDRDAALAIPHGDSSLENFVKEKVLELGENIQLRKYVRFDAAPGGVVASYIHLGGKVGVLLEVGTTKPETASAAAFQELTKDLTLHIAASAPKGLSRDDIPQDIVDAEKEIFRVRLLEQGKPENIIENILKGQLSKFFAESCFLEQGFVKDPDTTVSQLLENKGKELGDTLTVTRFVRFGLGE; translated from the coding sequence ATGATCACCGCATCAATCGTCAAGGAACTCCGCGACAAGACCAACGCCGGCATGATGGACTGCAAGAAAGTCCTCACCGAAACCAACGGCGACATCGAAGCCTCCATCAAGCTGCTCCGCGAGCGCGGCATCATGAAGGCCGGCACCAAGTCCGACCGCGAGGCCAACGAAGGCATCATCACCGCACGCGTCAACGACAGCACCACCTCCGGCATCCTCCTCGAGGTCAACTGCGAGACCGACTTCGTTTCCCGCAACGAGAACTTCCAGGCATTCGTTTCCGGCATCGCCGACAAGCTCTCCGCTTCCGATGCCAAGGATCGCGATGCAGCCCTCGCCATCCCCCACGGCGACAGCAGCCTTGAAAACTTCGTGAAGGAAAAAGTCCTCGAGCTCGGGGAAAACATCCAGCTCCGTAAGTACGTCCGCTTCGATGCCGCCCCGGGCGGGGTCGTCGCCTCCTACATCCACCTCGGCGGCAAGGTCGGCGTGCTCCTCGAGGTCGGCACCACCAAGCCGGAAACCGCGTCGGCCGCTGCCTTCCAGGAACTCACCAAGGATCTCACCCTCCACATCGCCGCCTCCGCCCCGAAAGGCCTTTCCCGCGACGACATCCCGCAGGACATCGTCGATGCGGAGAAGGAAATCTTCCGGGTCCGCCTGCTCGAGCAAGGCAAGCCGGAGAACATCATCGAGAACATCCTCAAGGGACAGCTCTCCAAGTTCTTCGCGGAATCCTGCTTCCTGGAGCAAGGCTTCGTCAAAGACCCCGATACCACCGTGTCCCAGCTCCTCGAGAACAAGGGGAAGGAACTCGGCGACACCCTCACCGTCACCCGCTTCGTCCGCTTCGGACTCGGTGAGTGA
- the rpsU gene encoding 30S ribosomal protein S21, whose product MRGVNMKKGEPVDRALKRLKTKLDSEGILEEMRRRRAFETPTERKQRKLRTASKRNKVRWRFSMGAAPADQETVDLTNG is encoded by the coding sequence ATGCGTGGAGTGAACATGAAAAAAGGGGAGCCGGTTGACCGCGCCCTCAAACGCCTCAAAACCAAGCTCGATTCCGAGGGAATCCTCGAGGAAATGCGCCGCCGCCGCGCCTTCGAAACCCCGACCGAGCGCAAGCAGCGCAAGCTGCGCACCGCCTCCAAGCGCAACAAGGTTCGCTGGCGCTTCAGCATGGGCGCCGCCCCCGCCGATCAGGAGACGGTTGATCTCACCAACGGGTGA